The bacterium genome includes the window CCAAAGCTCGACTGGACCTTTCTTCGCCAGTGCTCATAGACGGGGAGCTCGCCATCGACGGGCAGATTGCGCCGGCCCTCGGTGGCGACCTCGGCGGCCTCGAAAGCCGAGTGACCACACAAGAACCTGCAGGCAAGCTCAGTGTGCTCGGTCAGACAGCCGGCCCGGCGCCGCGCCTCGGCGGCGAAGGCGGCTCCCTGGGCGAGCTCGGGATGGAAACCGGCAGCGAGGTTGACAAGATCTTGGACCGCCGTCTCGTCGACCCCTCCCGCGTAGGTACAGGCCAGACCCACACCACTCCACAGATCGGAGCGACGGGCTTCAGGAAACCGCGCGATGGTCGCCGCGATCCGATCGACCTCGGCTCCATCGATGAACCACAGGCTGCGGCCTAGACCTTGATCAAAGGCGCGCTGCCCGTATCCAGTGATCCGACGGGGCCTTCTGCGCCGGCCCTCGGCCGCCGAGCGCCAGTGGAAATAGCCTTGGTGAAAGCCGTAGCCATCGAGTGCCAGCCAACGCAGGAGCGGGTCGAGCCTCCGCAGGATTCTGTTCATGCCCAGGGGAAGCCTTGCGATGGCCCAACCGGCGCCGACGTGAGCCATGTAGACGTGGGCACTACCTGCGCCGGAGAGGAAGTCGTCGAGTCGGCGCGGCCGCCCCGGCGTCAAGGCATCGAAGAGCGTCATGGCCATTGCGGCCCCTTCAAATGCGAAGCCACGGTAGCGCGGGGAGACCTCCGCCAGACGGTCGGCGAGGAGCTCGGGCTCGAGATCGGTCAGGGCCTCGTGATAACCATTCAGAAAGGAGCAGCCGACCTTTTCCAGATGGGCGCGCACCCCACCGTCTCCGCCCCGAAAGCCGCGCTTGTCGAAGCCGACTTCCTCGAGGGGGATAGACAGCCAGCGCCGCAGGAGTCGTCTCGTCACTGGACAGCCTTCAGGCCGTGACCGATTTGACCATCACGCTCAGGGCATAGCGCTGGCTGCAGTCCGGCCGCGGCAGAAGGACGCTCGCGGTTCGATAGTCCCCGGACGACAGTACCGCCCAGCCATCGGCTGTGATGCTTTCGAGCAACAGAGGGGATGCGAGAGATCGACCGGCCTTCTTCAGGCATTCCATTGCGGTCCAGACGCGGGTTGCGGCGCAATCCAGATCCTCACCGCCTTTGCGTGCCAGGAGTCGGGACAGCTCCGTGCGCTCGTCTCCCAGCAGATCATGCCAAACGCTCTCCGGTCGGGGTGAGAGCACTTCGATGTCGCAGCCGCGCGCACCGGCAACAACCAGGGTCAGGTCGGAAGTATGAGCCACCGAGACACAAGGACCGTTCACGACCTCGGGCTTGCCGTCGGAGCGACGATGGATCGGGCCTGCCTCCTCGAGGGCCGCCGCGATGACGCGATCCGTGGACCGTGGCCGGTCTCCGCTGCCGTTTCGGTCGACCGCGATCGCCAATGCGGCATCTGGAAGAAGCTCTGCCAGGCGGCGCTCGAGGTAGGGCCCCCACAGCGAAGCGGCGAGCGAGGGTCGAGCGCTCGCCCCACG containing:
- a CDS encoding DUF1702 family protein; translated protein: MRRWLSIPLEEVGFDKRGFRGGDGGVRAHLEKVGCSFLNGYHEALTDLEPELLADRLAEVSPRYRGFAFEGAAMAMTLFDALTPGRPRRLDDFLSGAGSAHVYMAHVGAGWAIARLPLGMNRILRRLDPLLRWLALDGYGFHQGYFHWRSAAEGRRRRPRRITGYGQRAFDQGLGRSLWFIDGAEVDRIAATIARFPEARRSDLWSGVGLACTYAGGVDETAVQDLVNLAAGFHPELAQGAAFAAEARRRAGCLTEHTELACRFLCGHSAFEAAEVATEGRRNLPVDGELPVYEHWRRKVQSSFGTSGLAPA